A genome region from Alteripontixanthobacter maritimus includes the following:
- a CDS encoding SGNH/GDSL hydrolase family protein, with protein MERLLFFVTLFASGSLAGAGLFQLNDYDPPAYPDSRTPFVVNLAQQFGKADTLVLGDSLIEQTNMDGACGTTFNGGIGGARLQHAIKAAPELIQATDPDTIVIALGANHFAAGNEIGDFRRLYPQLLELAGERELVLVGVPNSDVASRNVAALARKTGATYVPAIKGPTGPDGLHHNAEGSRAYREAISQGCARA; from the coding sequence ATGGAACGCCTGCTCTTTTTCGTTACATTATTCGCCTCCGGTTCGCTGGCCGGAGCAGGCCTGTTTCAATTGAACGATTATGATCCCCCGGCCTATCCCGATAGCAGGACGCCGTTCGTGGTGAATCTGGCGCAGCAGTTTGGGAAGGCTGACACGTTGGTGCTGGGCGATAGCCTTATCGAACAGACCAACATGGACGGTGCCTGCGGAACGACTTTCAACGGTGGTATCGGTGGAGCGCGGCTGCAGCACGCTATCAAGGCCGCACCGGAATTGATTCAAGCCACCGATCCGGACACAATAGTCATTGCACTTGGCGCAAATCATTTTGCCGCCGGAAATGAGATCGGAGATTTTCGCAGGCTTTACCCCCAGCTTCTCGAACTGGCCGGCGAACGTGAACTCGTGTTGGTCGGGGTTCCCAACTCCGACGTGGCCAGCAGGAACGTGGCCGCGCTCGCCAGAAAGACGGGCGCGACCTACGTTCCTGCAATAAAAGGCCCAACCGGCCCCGATGGCCTGCACCATAATGCGGAAGGGTCCCGCGCCTATCGCGAGGCCATTTCCCAGGGGTGCGCACGCGCCTGA
- a CDS encoding glycosyltransferase: protein MLGVSARSATLLPCAMARDTIIPPRQGGDGLVTAFHLRNAKLKNLPAMTAAMANLRHSLPNATLSVIGGGSASDVAAAEAMAGDGTTFEGAIDNAAIARRFNRASGFVMPSSRESFGLVFIEALFAGLPIAYPAGTAVDGYFDDCPFAIRVDMRQPGALENAMRTLLEDEDDLKAALAEWQKSPAAQRFTRGTIGDRFVSGLRDAIGTKR, encoded by the coding sequence ATGCTGGGCGTAAGTGCGCGAAGTGCGACCCTGCTTCCCTGCGCGATGGCTCGCGACACGATTATCCCGCCTCGGCAGGGCGGGGACGGGCTGGTAACGGCCTTCCATCTGCGTAACGCGAAACTGAAGAACCTTCCTGCAATGACAGCTGCGATGGCAAACCTTCGCCACAGCCTTCCTAACGCCACCTTGTCCGTGATCGGTGGCGGCTCGGCGTCCGACGTAGCTGCTGCCGAGGCGATGGCGGGCGACGGTACCACTTTCGAGGGGGCCATCGACAACGCAGCTATCGCCAGGCGGTTTAATCGGGCAAGCGGCTTCGTCATGCCGTCCAGCCGCGAAAGCTTCGGTCTGGTATTCATCGAAGCGCTGTTTGCTGGATTGCCTATTGCATATCCCGCAGGCACTGCGGTTGACGGGTATTTCGACGATTGTCCGTTCGCAATTCGGGTCGATATGCGCCAGCCCGGGGCGTTGGAGAATGCCATGCGCACCCTGCTCGAGGACGAAGACGACTTGAAAGCGGCGCTGGCTGAGTGGCAGAAAAGTCCCGCCGCCCAGCGCTTCACACGCGGCACAATAGGCGACAGATTTGTGTCAGGATTGCGCGATGCGATCGGTACCAAGCGATGA
- a CDS encoding CatB-related O-acetyltransferase, which translates to MRYRPLSHRLASRLGIKIRPKQLAKVYPQYDIGRGSYGDLEILDFGEGTTFLMGAYCSVAMNCKVILGGGHRTEWVTTYPFSALETDLKHIPGHPVTRGDVRIGHDVWLASGVTITSGVTIGNGAVVMTGSVVTRDVEPYAIVGGVPGREVRKRFDAETIDRLQAVKWWDWPHERIVAAGTLMLSDDIGAFLHAAESGEI; encoded by the coding sequence ATGAGGTATCGCCCTTTGTCACACCGCCTTGCCAGCAGGCTGGGTATCAAGATCAGGCCTAAACAACTGGCTAAGGTCTATCCGCAATACGATATCGGGCGTGGAAGCTACGGTGATCTCGAAATCCTCGATTTTGGAGAGGGAACGACATTCCTCATGGGCGCCTACTGTTCCGTCGCGATGAACTGCAAGGTCATCCTCGGCGGTGGGCATCGTACCGAATGGGTCACGACATACCCTTTTTCTGCGCTTGAAACCGACCTAAAACATATCCCCGGGCATCCGGTCACGCGCGGCGACGTACGCATCGGCCACGATGTCTGGCTGGCGAGCGGCGTTACGATTACGTCAGGTGTAACCATCGGTAACGGGGCGGTCGTGATGACGGGTTCGGTAGTAACGCGCGATGTCGAACCCTATGCAATCGTTGGGGGCGTGCCGGGACGCGAAGTGCGCAAACGCTTCGATGCGGAAACGATAGATCGCCTTCAGGCCGTCAAATGGTGGGACTGGCCGCACGAACGCATCGTCGCCGCCGGAACGCTCATGTTGTCCGACGATATCGGTGCGTTTTTGCACGCTGCGGAATCAGGTGAAATTTGA
- a CDS encoding spike base protein, RCAP_Rcc01079 family: protein MSLDIFSGHSDTPSAPARACFAVSPSDTENLPRVPKALYVGTSGDITLRCADDNLDVIFRNVPAGMILDIRVTNVRASGTTAADIVALA from the coding sequence ATGTCGCTCGATATTTTTTCCGGCCATTCCGATACGCCGTCCGCCCCGGCACGGGCTTGCTTTGCTGTCAGCCCCTCGGACACCGAAAACCTGCCAAGGGTGCCGAAGGCGCTGTATGTCGGAACCAGCGGGGACATTACGCTGCGCTGCGCCGACGATAATCTTGATGTTATCTTCCGCAATGTGCCTGCCGGTATGATCCTGGACATTCGCGTTACCAATGTCCGTGCAAGCGGCACGACCGCTGCCGACATCGTGGCGCTCGCCTGA
- a CDS encoding class I SAM-dependent methyltransferase, protein MSDPAIVNYHSNVRHDVLPHVPRGGTLLDLGGGDGATATEVRRQGLADRVGVVDMVEPAPGSKLDFNYQGDLTQDGFIEKIGEEQGPFDTILTLDILEHLEDPWTMVRRLHQQLKPGGVIVSSVPNVRHRSVTVPLLLGNKWQYRDSGILDRTHLRFFVKKTAIELMTSSGLTLESVALLPSGGRIDRTLVKLPIINTFSALQFAIRVRRDD, encoded by the coding sequence ATGTCCGATCCGGCCATTGTCAATTATCACTCCAACGTCCGGCACGATGTCCTGCCTCATGTTCCGCGCGGAGGTACGTTGTTGGACCTGGGCGGGGGCGATGGCGCCACGGCAACGGAGGTTCGCAGACAAGGATTGGCCGATCGTGTGGGGGTCGTCGATATGGTCGAACCGGCACCGGGATCGAAGCTCGACTTCAACTACCAGGGCGATCTAACGCAGGATGGTTTCATCGAAAAAATTGGCGAGGAGCAAGGTCCGTTCGATACGATCCTGACCCTGGACATCCTTGAACACCTGGAAGATCCCTGGACCATGGTGCGGCGATTGCACCAACAATTGAAACCCGGCGGCGTGATCGTATCAAGTGTGCCCAACGTGCGGCACCGTTCTGTCACCGTACCGTTGTTGCTGGGCAATAAATGGCAGTACCGGGACTCCGGCATTCTGGATCGGACCCATTTGCGGTTCTTCGTGAAGAAAACCGCCATCGAACTGATGACGTCGAGTGGTTTGACGCTAGAGTCGGTCGCTTTGCTACCATCGGGAGGCCGGATCGATCGGACTCTGGTCAAACTGCCGATCATCAACACTTTCTCGGCACTGCAATTTGCGATCAGGGTTCGCCGCGACGATTGA
- the wecC gene encoding UDP-N-acetyl-D-mannosamine dehydrogenase yields the protein MTTTDAPQFDVAMIGLGYIGLPTAAVIARSGLKVRGVDVTQSVVDTINSGAVHIEEKDLDELVHRVVESGHLSAATQAPVADVYLIAVPTPFKGDNQPDISFVLSALRMIAPQVRPGACVILESTSPVGTTAAIAQLLAELRPDLAVPGHSDSPDIAVAYCPERVLPGKIIEELVANDRVIGGLTDACSVRAAAFYRGFVDGECVPSNAGAAEMVKLSENSFRDVNIAFANELSLLAEEQGIDVWEVIRLANRHPRVNILQPGPGVGGHCIAVDPWFLVAGSPETARIIRTAREVNDAKAVHVANRMRAMLDAAPDAKLALLGLAFKPNIDDFRESPALEIAEELATDYGPRLLVVEPFTTELPGTLAQRGAQLVDYDTAMDQAELVGVLVDHDAFKDAPRSLSEGKITYDTRGMWA from the coding sequence ATGACGACAACTGACGCACCACAATTCGATGTGGCCATGATCGGTCTCGGCTATATCGGACTGCCAACCGCTGCCGTAATCGCCCGCTCCGGCTTGAAGGTCCGCGGGGTCGACGTGACGCAAAGTGTGGTCGACACAATCAATTCGGGCGCGGTGCATATCGAGGAGAAGGACCTCGACGAGCTGGTCCACCGCGTCGTGGAAAGTGGGCATCTGTCGGCCGCAACACAGGCCCCGGTGGCGGACGTTTATCTCATCGCGGTGCCCACTCCGTTCAAGGGTGATAACCAGCCCGATATCTCGTTTGTTTTAAGTGCGCTGCGCATGATCGCGCCGCAGGTTCGACCGGGAGCCTGCGTGATCCTGGAATCGACCTCGCCAGTGGGTACGACCGCAGCGATCGCGCAATTGCTGGCGGAGTTGCGTCCCGATCTTGCTGTGCCGGGCCATTCCGACTCCCCGGACATTGCCGTCGCCTATTGCCCCGAACGCGTGCTCCCTGGAAAAATTATCGAAGAATTGGTCGCCAACGACCGCGTGATCGGCGGATTGACCGATGCCTGCTCAGTGCGCGCGGCGGCGTTCTATCGCGGGTTTGTGGATGGCGAATGTGTGCCGTCGAACGCTGGCGCGGCGGAAATGGTCAAGTTGTCCGAAAACAGCTTTCGCGACGTGAACATCGCCTTCGCCAATGAACTGTCGCTGCTGGCCGAGGAACAGGGCATCGATGTTTGGGAGGTCATCCGGCTGGCCAACCGGCATCCGCGCGTGAACATCCTTCAGCCCGGCCCCGGTGTTGGCGGACATTGCATTGCGGTCGATCCATGGTTCTTGGTTGCAGGTTCGCCCGAAACAGCTCGCATCATCCGTACCGCCCGCGAAGTGAACGACGCGAAGGCCGTTCATGTCGCCAATCGGATGCGCGCCATGCTGGACGCCGCGCCTGACGCGAAGCTTGCGCTGCTGGGCCTGGCGTTCAAGCCGAACATCGACGATTTCCGCGAAAGTCCGGCATTGGAAATTGCCGAGGAACTGGCCACCGATTACGGACCGCGCCTGTTGGTCGTAGAACCATTCACAACCGAACTGCCCGGGACGCTGGCGCAACGCGGCGCGCAGTTGGTAGATTACGATACGGCCATGGACCAGGCCGAACTGGTCGGGGTACTGGTCGATCATGATGCGTTCAAGGATGCGCCCCGCAGCTTGAGCGAAGGCAAGATAACCTACGACACGCGGGGCATGTGGGCGTGA
- a CDS encoding O-antigen ligase family protein, whose translation MLLTMDRSRPITLANAAHTGRPTVWLLVIFIYALLLPREVRLSAGDLVFFADRLVAIAALPLIISAFANRALRITLCDTLLGLGSLFIFVSMSYHYGITSGLERGGALALDTAMAYFIGRYSVRNMAEFRTVMILIVFGLLIAGGSMALESIRGAPIVKPIFAGIFGPLPYYDAGLEITGQTLQSEYRLGLLRSSGPFSHPILGGLILCSILPIYLIGGIRKWPRIAGTIAALLSFFSLSSAALIGLFLGFVMIFYDWLQSRTMLLSWKTAIIFTSVIMLLLQVLTQSGVFSFIVRYLTLSAATGNYRMLIYEFGFATALNNPIFGIGFAGYDRPAWMVNATVDSHWLLLALRHGFPTALLFFALAIVSINMVAKAAGRSRGQDALFYKSIAILLFLLTFLGFTVAYFGGANSWYLAFTGAAVSLALSDTAQRRAQLPNVVRPSHSGVTSTHSPAGALPLPKDRPPEHVRSYTA comes from the coding sequence ATGTTACTGACCATGGATAGAAGCAGACCAATAACACTCGCGAACGCCGCTCACACGGGAAGACCGACCGTCTGGCTGCTGGTTATTTTCATTTATGCGCTTTTGCTACCGCGCGAGGTTCGCCTCTCGGCCGGCGACCTTGTGTTCTTTGCCGATCGGCTGGTTGCCATCGCTGCGCTACCCCTAATTATTTCAGCCTTTGCCAATCGTGCCTTAAGGATTACGCTCTGCGATACGCTGCTCGGGCTTGGCAGCTTGTTTATCTTCGTCAGTATGAGCTACCATTACGGTATTACGTCCGGCCTTGAGCGCGGGGGTGCGCTCGCTCTTGATACCGCGATGGCTTATTTCATAGGCAGATACTCGGTACGCAATATGGCAGAATTTCGCACGGTCATGATATTGATCGTCTTTGGCTTGTTGATCGCTGGCGGCTCGATGGCACTCGAATCAATCAGGGGTGCGCCAATTGTAAAGCCTATATTTGCAGGGATTTTCGGGCCGTTACCTTACTACGATGCTGGTTTGGAAATAACCGGTCAAACGCTACAAAGCGAATATCGGCTCGGCCTCTTACGGTCCAGCGGACCGTTCTCGCATCCTATTCTTGGCGGGCTAATACTATGCTCAATCCTACCAATTTATTTGATTGGGGGAATACGCAAATGGCCCCGCATCGCCGGTACGATTGCTGCCCTACTCAGTTTCTTTTCCCTTAGCTCTGCCGCTCTCATCGGTCTTTTCCTAGGCTTTGTAATGATCTTCTACGATTGGTTGCAAAGCCGCACCATGCTTTTGAGTTGGAAGACCGCGATAATATTTACTTCGGTTATCATGCTATTGTTGCAGGTTTTAACTCAAAGCGGGGTATTCTCGTTTATCGTTCGATATCTGACTCTAAGCGCCGCTACCGGCAACTATCGTATGTTGATTTACGAATTTGGTTTCGCGACTGCTTTGAACAATCCGATTTTCGGTATTGGTTTTGCCGGGTACGACCGCCCGGCCTGGATGGTCAACGCAACTGTCGATTCCCATTGGCTCCTTTTGGCATTGCGCCATGGGTTTCCCACGGCCCTGCTATTTTTCGCACTGGCAATAGTATCGATTAACATGGTCGCGAAAGCAGCTGGCCGATCGCGAGGGCAGGATGCTCTATTTTATAAATCAATCGCAATTCTGCTTTTCTTACTAACCTTCCTTGGATTTACGGTCGCGTATTTTGGCGGCGCCAACAGCTGGTACTTGGCCTTTACCGGCGCTGCCGTGTCCCTAGCTTTGAGCGATACGGCCCAGCGCCGCGCTCAATTGCCTAACGTCGTCCGGCCATCGCATTCTGGCGTAACCAGCACACACAGTCCCGCAGGTGCTCTACCTTTGCCTAAAGACCGTCCGCCAGAGCATGTACGCTCATACACCGCATGA
- a CDS encoding class I SAM-dependent methyltransferase, producing the protein MSLSDPRNNRSLSYKLRSRRDRFLRKFLVNNGRRILDLGGTAHYWRRVGLNFLNENGFTVTIVNLEANDLGTGPFKMLVGDATQLDLPDGSFDIVHSNSVIEHVGGQAEIAAFACETRRLAPAHYVQTPNFWFPIDPHFWKFPGFHWLPESVRARLLQKFSIATAGRIGDYQKALHAVRGTRLLSIDQCKALFPESKLTTEKFLGLNKSLILYRNAS; encoded by the coding sequence ATGTCGCTGTCTGATCCACGGAACAACCGTTCGTTATCATATAAGCTGCGCAGTCGTAGAGACAGGTTTCTCCGCAAGTTCCTAGTAAATAACGGGCGGCGGATTCTCGATTTAGGTGGGACGGCGCATTACTGGCGGCGCGTCGGTCTGAACTTCCTCAACGAGAATGGCTTTACAGTCACGATAGTAAATTTGGAAGCCAACGACCTTGGAACAGGACCTTTCAAGATGCTCGTTGGTGATGCCACCCAGTTGGATTTACCCGACGGCTCCTTCGATATCGTTCATTCAAACTCCGTTATCGAGCATGTTGGCGGGCAAGCAGAAATTGCCGCCTTTGCTTGTGAAACGCGGCGACTGGCCCCGGCACATTATGTGCAAACGCCAAATTTCTGGTTTCCCATCGATCCTCATTTCTGGAAATTTCCAGGGTTCCACTGGTTGCCAGAATCGGTACGAGCCAGACTATTGCAAAAGTTTTCCATCGCAACAGCAGGCCGTATCGGAGACTATCAAAAAGCGCTTCACGCTGTCCGGGGAACACGCTTGTTATCCATCGATCAATGTAAAGCGCTGTTTCCGGAATCCAAATTGACAACCGAGAAGTTTCTGGGGCTCAATAAATCATTAATTCTCTATAGAAACGCCAGTTAA
- a CDS encoding glycosyltransferase, which translates to METPTVLLVTDPPGLPCIPAQACVLELDRVIADTIACKVVHAPSEVGEHGDLPWIFTAIGFATLVADLAEYRDRISANAKVYAYVFDGFLSPKLVKIPRALRPFTSYRKLLSRVDEIFTPMRSLIAEQADLLGTKVSYMPIGVDTRLFGSDVPMKSRPIDVNGYGRQPPELSAELAQYHNIEKRGFFHHTNHMTIGALTDWVAHRAHFASLLRYSKIALAYAPEAYDPHNRFTCSFVGQRWYESMAAGCVIAGQRPSAPETSDLFDWPDALLELPDEAPEARAFLTDLASQSDHLQEIGSRNARETAERHDWRIRLREMFRKEDGIIERSYDV; encoded by the coding sequence TTGGAAACGCCGACCGTGCTCCTGGTGACCGATCCGCCGGGGCTGCCATGCATCCCGGCCCAGGCGTGTGTGTTGGAACTCGACCGTGTCATTGCTGATACGATCGCGTGTAAGGTCGTGCATGCCCCTTCGGAAGTGGGGGAGCATGGTGATCTTCCGTGGATTTTCACCGCAATCGGCTTTGCCACCCTGGTTGCCGATCTTGCAGAATACAGGGACAGAATTTCCGCGAATGCGAAAGTTTACGCCTATGTTTTTGATGGATTTTTATCGCCAAAACTCGTGAAGATCCCGCGCGCCTTGCGGCCGTTTACCAGCTATCGCAAGTTGCTGAGCCGGGTCGACGAAATTTTCACACCCATGAGAAGCCTGATCGCAGAGCAGGCGGACCTGCTTGGCACCAAGGTTTCCTACATGCCCATCGGTGTCGACACACGATTGTTCGGCAGTGACGTGCCAATGAAGTCCAGACCGATCGATGTGAACGGATATGGCCGCCAGCCCCCTGAATTGAGCGCGGAGCTCGCACAGTATCACAACATTGAAAAGCGCGGGTTTTTCCATCATACGAACCATATGACGATAGGCGCTCTTACCGATTGGGTAGCGCACCGAGCTCACTTCGCCAGCCTGCTACGCTATTCGAAGATTGCTCTTGCCTACGCGCCTGAAGCTTACGACCCGCATAACCGATTTACCTGTTCTTTCGTTGGTCAACGCTGGTACGAATCGATGGCTGCAGGATGTGTTATTGCCGGCCAACGCCCCAGCGCACCGGAAACGAGCGATCTGTTCGACTGGCCCGATGCTCTGCTAGAGTTGCCTGACGAAGCACCCGAAGCGCGTGCATTTCTTACCGATCTGGCTTCGCAATCAGACCATCTACAGGAGATCGGATCAAGGAACGCCCGCGAAACTGCCGAGCGTCACGATTGGCGCATCAGACTGCGCGAAATGTTTAGGAAGGAGGACGGCATTATAGAGCGAAGCTATGATGTATAA
- a CDS encoding oligosaccharide flippase family protein has protein sequence MSVGRNAAYNLAGFGIPLVLFIVTIPIYIGLIGPARYGVLAIVWLVLGLGGLLDLGLGRAANQRVASLKNDTAESRRAALGTALATNVLIGAVGALIIGGVAYYVFAHAMKMPDELRTEAVPLVSFMALSLPIVTTIGILSGALMGREKFFVVNRITIINGALFQLLPLAIAHFVGPELMPLVVAALCARVAALFLLLRECRREFGRGALLLWERVQFVSMLKYGGWVSATGLIGLMLVFSDRLLIGTVLGAVAVTIYAVPLDATRRIAVLADSLANALFPRLALANKEESREFSAYAVGALYAITTPLVAGFIVVAEPVMRIWLGDDIGGQSAPLAQILAIAGWANVFAKVPYARLQAQNRPHRVAQIMLAELPLYILALWFALGWFGPAGAAWVYLARTAGDTVTMFLVADGRLQNGAALLATFMVLLGMTIGLGVSKPLGALTAFALAVPVTLVTLVASWTMTPPPMRAWLKGLATQIRSGKEKGA, from the coding sequence ATGAGCGTCGGCCGCAACGCCGCCTATAACCTCGCCGGATTCGGCATTCCGCTGGTGCTGTTTATCGTCACGATCCCGATTTATATCGGGTTGATCGGGCCTGCCCGCTATGGCGTGCTGGCGATAGTCTGGCTAGTGCTCGGACTTGGCGGCCTGCTCGATCTTGGGCTTGGGCGTGCCGCAAACCAACGCGTAGCCTCCCTGAAGAACGACACGGCGGAGTCACGACGCGCCGCGCTAGGCACGGCGCTTGCAACCAATGTACTGATCGGGGCAGTTGGCGCGCTGATCATCGGCGGCGTCGCCTATTACGTCTTCGCCCACGCGATGAAAATGCCTGACGAGCTGCGTACAGAAGCGGTTCCGCTGGTTTCCTTTATGGCACTCAGCCTGCCAATTGTGACCACCATCGGTATTCTTAGTGGCGCCTTGATGGGCCGGGAGAAATTTTTCGTGGTCAACCGGATCACGATTATCAACGGCGCTTTATTTCAGCTCCTGCCTCTTGCAATCGCCCACTTTGTCGGGCCTGAATTAATGCCGCTGGTGGTGGCAGCGCTTTGTGCCCGGGTCGCAGCGCTATTTCTGCTACTGCGCGAGTGCCGCCGCGAATTTGGTCGAGGTGCCTTACTACTATGGGAACGCGTACAGTTCGTTTCGATGTTGAAGTATGGCGGGTGGGTTTCCGCGACCGGCCTGATTGGCTTGATGTTGGTCTTCTCCGACCGGCTGCTGATCGGTACAGTGCTGGGCGCGGTCGCCGTCACGATCTACGCCGTTCCGCTCGACGCGACTAGGCGGATTGCTGTGCTAGCCGACAGCCTGGCAAATGCGTTATTTCCGCGACTAGCATTAGCTAACAAAGAGGAAAGTCGCGAATTTTCAGCATACGCCGTTGGCGCCCTTTACGCAATTACAACGCCCCTGGTAGCGGGTTTTATCGTTGTGGCCGAGCCTGTTATGCGAATTTGGTTGGGCGATGATATCGGTGGCCAATCAGCTCCACTGGCTCAAATTTTGGCAATTGCGGGGTGGGCGAATGTTTTCGCCAAAGTACCATACGCGCGTCTTCAGGCGCAAAATCGACCGCATCGCGTGGCGCAAATCATGCTGGCCGAACTGCCGCTCTATATTCTTGCCCTATGGTTTGCGCTGGGATGGTTTGGTCCCGCGGGCGCTGCATGGGTCTATCTTGCGCGTACCGCCGGTGATACTGTAACAATGTTCTTGGTCGCAGATGGTCGGCTCCAAAATGGTGCGGCTTTGCTAGCGACCTTCATGGTCTTATTGGGAATGACGATTGGACTTGGTGTTTCGAAACCGCTTGGAGCGCTCACGGCTTTTGCGTTGGCTGTTCCTGTAACTCTCGTTACTTTGGTGGCTAGCTGGACGATGACACCACCGCCAATGCGTGCCTGGTTAAAGGGTTTGGCTACGCAAATTAGGAGCGGTAAGGAAAAGGGCGCATGA
- a CDS encoding WecB/TagA/CpsF family glycosyltransferase: MTRRIRFFDTPVDLLTMDQTVARAEAAMSARDTDPASPPVRHTALNVAKLIKLDKDPELAADVRGSDIIGIDGMGIVLGLKMFGVDGAQRVPGVDLFLELLAHCARTGRRPYILGAKQSQLDAAIIEAKRRFPGLEFAGSRHGYFAQEDESEIVTGIRESGADCLFVAMPTPHKERFLNRNASKLRVPFIMGVGGSVDVLAGHVSRAPEWMQQAGLEWFHRMVKEPRKMVGRYASTNSAFAMLLLKTRLSGRNPISS, encoded by the coding sequence ATGACCCGCCGAATCAGGTTCTTCGACACGCCGGTCGATCTTTTGACCATGGATCAGACGGTTGCGCGCGCCGAAGCCGCGATGAGTGCACGCGATACCGATCCCGCTAGCCCGCCCGTTCGCCATACGGCGCTAAACGTGGCCAAGCTTATCAAGCTCGACAAGGATCCCGAGCTGGCAGCAGATGTTCGGGGCAGCGATATCATTGGGATCGATGGTATGGGGATCGTGCTCGGGTTGAAGATGTTCGGTGTAGACGGCGCGCAGCGCGTGCCTGGGGTCGATCTGTTTCTCGAACTGCTCGCTCATTGCGCGCGCACCGGTAGGCGGCCGTATATTCTCGGCGCAAAACAATCGCAGCTCGATGCCGCTATAATCGAGGCCAAGCGCCGCTTCCCCGGCTTGGAATTCGCCGGATCGCGCCACGGTTATTTCGCTCAAGAAGACGAGTCGGAAATCGTCACCGGTATTCGCGAAAGCGGCGCGGATTGCCTGTTCGTCGCCATGCCGACGCCGCACAAGGAACGCTTCCTCAACCGCAATGCCAGCAAGCTGCGCGTACCCTTCATCATGGGTGTAGGCGGCAGTGTCGATGTTCTGGCCGGGCATGTCAGCCGCGCGCCTGAATGGATGCAGCAAGCGGGGCTTGAATGGTTCCACAGGATGGTGAAGGAGCCGCGCAAGATGGTGGGCCGTTACGCCAGCACGAATAGCGCGTTTGCCATGCTTCTGCTGAAAACGCGGCTGAGCGGACGGAACCCAATTTCGTCGTGA